In Streptomyces sp. NBC_00414, a single window of DNA contains:
- a CDS encoding acetate kinase, whose product MSATRVLVLNSGSSSVKYQLLDMSDGSRLAAGLVERIGEETSRLKHTPLASGGESRESTGPIADHEAALKAVSEELSRDGLGLDSPELAAIGHRVVHGGKRFTQPTVVDDAVLAEIERLIPVAPLHNPANLTGIRTAQALRPDLPQVAVFDTAFHTTMPESAARYAIDVETADKHRIRRYGFHGTSHAYVSRETARLLGRAPEDVNVIVLHLGNGASASAVEKGRCVDTSMGLTPLEGLVMGTRSGDVDPAVIFHLMRVGEMSTDEIDTLLNKKSGLIGLCGDNDMREIRRRIDEGGEDGARAQLAFDIYVHRLKKYIGAYYAVLGRVDAVVFTAGVGENAAPVREAAVAGLESLGLAVDSALNAVRSGEPRLISPEGARVAVAVVPTDEELEIADQTYALVGDGSA is encoded by the coding sequence GTGAGTGCCACCCGCGTCCTCGTCCTCAACTCCGGTTCCTCGTCGGTGAAGTACCAGCTGCTCGACATGAGCGACGGCAGCCGGCTGGCCGCGGGCCTCGTCGAGCGCATCGGCGAGGAGACCTCCCGGCTCAAGCACACCCCGCTGGCGTCGGGCGGCGAGTCCCGCGAGAGCACCGGGCCGATCGCCGACCACGAGGCCGCGCTGAAGGCCGTCTCCGAGGAGCTGTCCCGGGACGGGCTCGGCCTGGACTCCCCCGAGCTGGCCGCGATCGGCCACCGGGTCGTGCACGGCGGCAAGCGGTTCACGCAGCCGACCGTCGTCGACGACGCGGTCCTCGCCGAGATCGAGCGGCTCATCCCGGTGGCGCCGCTGCACAACCCGGCGAACCTCACCGGTATCCGTACAGCGCAGGCCCTGCGCCCGGACCTCCCCCAGGTCGCCGTCTTCGACACGGCGTTCCACACGACGATGCCGGAGTCCGCGGCCCGCTACGCGATCGACGTGGAGACCGCCGACAAGCACCGCATCCGCCGGTACGGCTTCCACGGCACCTCGCACGCGTACGTGTCCCGCGAGACGGCGCGGCTCCTCGGCCGGGCGCCGGAGGACGTGAACGTCATCGTGCTGCACCTGGGCAACGGCGCCTCGGCGTCGGCGGTCGAGAAGGGCCGGTGCGTGGACACCTCCATGGGGCTGACGCCCTTGGAGGGGCTCGTGATGGGTACGCGCTCGGGAGACGTGGATCCCGCGGTCATCTTCCATTTGATGCGTGTTGGCGAAATGTCCACGGACGAGATCGACACTCTGCTCAACAAGAAGAGCGGTCTGATCGGACTGTGCGGTGACAACGACATGCGGGAGATCCGCCGCCGTATCGACGAGGGCGGCGAGGACGGCGCGCGGGCGCAGCTCGCCTTCGACATCTACGTACACCGGCTGAAGAAGTACATCGGTGCCTATTACGCGGTACTGGGCCGGGTCGACGCGGTCGTCTTCACGGCCGGGGTCGGGGAGAACGCGGCCCCCGTGCGCGAGGCCGCGGTCGCGGGCCTGGAGTCGCTGGGCCTGGCCGTCGACAGCGCCCTGAACGCCGTGCGCTCCGGCGAACCGCGGCTGATCTCGCCCGAGGGCGCCAGGGTCGCGGTGGCCGTCGTACCGACCGACGAGGAACTGGAGATCGCCGACCAGACGTACGCGCTCGTGGGAGACGGCAGCGCCTGA
- the pyk gene encoding pyruvate kinase, with protein MRRSKIVCTLGPAVDSHEQLVSLIEAGMNVARFNFSHGSHSEHQGRYERVRAAARETGRAIGVLADLQGPKIRLETFAEGPVELERGDEFTITTEDVPGDKSICGTTYKGLPGDVSKGDQVLINDGNVELRVVEVDGPNVKTIVIEGGVISDHKGINLPGTAVNVPALSEKDVDDLRFALQMGCDLVALSFVRDAHDVNDVHKIMDEEGRRVPVIAKVEKPQAVENMEAVVAAFDGVMVARGDLAVEYPLERVPMVQKRLVELCRRNAKPVIVATQMMESMITNSRPTRAEASDVANAILDGADAVMLSAESSVGAYPIETVKTMSKIVVAAEEELLSKGLQPLVPGKKPRTQGGSVARAACEIADFLGGKGLVAFTKSGDTARRLSRYRAAQPIQAFTTDEGTRNQLSLSWGVESHVVPFVHSTDEMVELVDSELRKLNRFSDGDIVVMTAGSPPGVTGTTNMVRVHHLGG; from the coding sequence ATGCGCCGTTCCAAAATCGTCTGCACACTGGGCCCCGCCGTCGACTCCCACGAACAGCTCGTCTCGCTGATCGAGGCCGGCATGAACGTGGCCCGTTTCAACTTCAGCCACGGCTCCCACTCCGAGCACCAGGGCCGCTACGAGCGGGTCCGGGCCGCCGCCAGGGAGACGGGCCGCGCCATCGGCGTCCTCGCCGACCTGCAGGGCCCGAAGATCCGGCTCGAAACCTTCGCCGAGGGTCCCGTGGAGCTGGAGCGCGGTGACGAGTTCACCATCACGACCGAGGACGTCCCGGGCGACAAGTCGATCTGCGGCACCACCTACAAGGGTCTGCCGGGCGACGTCTCCAAGGGCGACCAGGTACTGATCAACGACGGCAACGTCGAGCTGCGGGTCGTCGAGGTCGACGGCCCGAACGTCAAGACGATCGTCATCGAGGGCGGCGTCATCTCGGACCACAAGGGCATCAACCTGCCCGGTACGGCCGTGAACGTGCCGGCCCTGTCCGAGAAGGACGTCGACGACCTGCGCTTCGCCCTGCAGATGGGCTGCGACCTGGTCGCGCTGTCCTTCGTGCGCGACGCCCACGACGTGAACGACGTCCACAAGATCATGGACGAGGAGGGCCGCCGGGTCCCCGTCATCGCCAAGGTGGAGAAGCCCCAGGCGGTGGAGAACATGGAGGCCGTCGTGGCGGCCTTCGACGGCGTCATGGTGGCCCGTGGCGACCTCGCCGTCGAGTACCCCCTGGAGCGGGTCCCGATGGTGCAGAAGCGCCTCGTGGAGCTGTGCCGGCGCAATGCCAAGCCGGTGATCGTCGCGACCCAGATGATGGAGTCGATGATCACCAACTCCCGCCCGACGCGCGCCGAGGCGTCCGACGTGGCCAACGCGATCCTGGACGGGGCCGACGCGGTCATGCTGTCCGCCGAGTCGAGCGTCGGCGCGTACCCGATCGAGACCGTCAAGACGATGTCGAAGATCGTCGTCGCGGCCGAGGAGGAGCTGCTCTCCAAGGGGCTGCAGCCGCTCGTGCCCGGCAAGAAGCCGCGTACGCAGGGTGGTTCCGTCGCCCGTGCCGCGTGCGAGATCGCGGACTTCCTGGGCGGCAAGGGCCTGGTGGCCTTCACCAAGTCCGGTGACACCGCCCGCCGGCTGTCCCGCTACCGCGCGGCCCAGCCGATCCAGGCGTTCACCACGGACGAGGGCACCCGCAACCAGCTCTCGCTGAGCTGGGGCGTCGAGTCGCACGTCGTGCCGTTCGTGCACAGCACCGACGAGATGGTCGAGCTGGTCGACAGCGAGCTGCGCAAGCTCAACCGCTTCAGCGACGGCGACATCGTCGTGATGACCGCCGGTTCGCCTCCCGGCGTCACCGGCACCACGAACATGGTCCGCGTACACCACCTGGGCGGCTGA